The genomic DNA TGAGAGCGGCCCGCCGCGTCGGCGAGGTGGAAGTCGTGCTTACCATGTAAATGGCTTCGAAATCCCGTTCGCGATGAGTTCTTCGATGAGCTCGACAAGCTCAACGGATTATCGCGGTACTTGAAGCGTAGCGGCTGGAGGTTCACGTAATCGTTCATCGCGGCATTTGACGATCATGGCGATGAGCTCTTCCGCGGCCCATTCCTTGGACAACAGCGTCTCGGCACCCGCTGAAACCATCTCGCGTTTCATGTGCTCTTCCGTGTGGACAGAAAGCCCGATCACCACCGTCTGCGGATGAAGTGTTTTGAAGCGCTTCGTCGCTTCGATGCCGTCCATGTCTGGCAGATTGATGTCCGTGACGACCACGTCGGGGACCAAGTTCGCAGCCAGCATCAGCGCTTCCTCGCACGTGCCTGCCTCGCCGACGACGCGGATTCGATCGTCCGAGGCCAAGAGATCCCGCAACCCCTGACGCACCGGCTTGTGGTCGTCCACCAGAAGAACACGGATGACCGCTTGCTTCGGAAGTGCTGAGTGCTGAGTCCTGAGTGCCGAGCTTTGCATTTCCGGCAACTTAGGACTCAGCACTTTTGTCTCAGCACTCTTTGTCAACGGCAGCCTCAGTGTGACCGTCGTGCCTTGACCAGGCCGAGATTCCACATCGACTCGGCCGCCCATCGCTCGAAAACGTTCCCGCACGCTGATGAGTCCCAGATGGCCGGGCTGAGCGGAGCGTTGCAATGCATCCGGACTCAATCCCTTGCCGTGATCCGTCACGGCAACCCGCAAGGAGTTATCCTGGTCCGGCGTCACGGTCACCGTCGCCTGGTCGACACCCGCGTGTTTCATCACGTTGAACAGCAGCTCGCGCACCGCTTGAAACACCACGACCGACTGTTCTTCAGGCAACGGGATGGAGGCACAATCCACCTGCACATCCACCTTGAACCCGTCCTTTGCAAATCGCTCAGCCAGCCACTTCAGCGCGATGGGCAAACCGGAATCTTCGAGCGACGGAGGACTCAGCTCGGCGATCAGGGTGCGCGTATAGGTCAACGCCTCTTGAAACACCTTGCCCAAATCCTGCAAGAGGCCCGTGCTTGCCGGATTGGGTGGAACCTGCTTCTCCAGCATGCCGGTTTTCATCTGGCCCACGACGAGCATCTGCGCCAGATAGTCATGCAGCTCACGGGCCAGCTTACGACGCTCCTGTTGCTCGGTCAGGCTCAGTTGCGAGGTCATCTTCATCAACCGAGCTTGCGTCGCCAGCAACTCTTCAGTCCGCTCTTGCACGCGGGTCCCCAGCTCATCCTTCCACCGGCGCAGTTCCTCTTCCTGCCGTTTGCGGTCGGTGATGTCGCGCGCCACCTTGGACGCCCCGATAATTCGACCTTCGTCATCCTTGATGGGGGACACGGTCAGGGAGATATCCAACAATGTGCCGTCCTTGCGGCGCCGAACGGTCTCATAATGCTCGATCGACTCTCCGCGCCTGATGCGGGCGAGGATTTCCGGCTCTTCATTCATGCGTTCCAATGGCATGAGCATCGTGACCGACCGACCGATCGCCTCCTGCTCGGTGTAACCGAACAGGCGTTCGGCTCCGCGATTCCAACTCATAATGATACCGTTCAGATCTTTACTGATGATGGCGTCGTCGGAATACGTCACGATCGCAGCCAAGCGCGCTTGCGCCTGCTGGGCCTCGCGCAGGTCGGTAATGTCGGTATTCGTGCCGAACCAGCGGGTAATGTTGCCGTCGGCGTCTCGGATCGGCACCGCTCTGGAAAGGAACCATCGATATTGTCCGTCGCGTCCCCGCAACGGGAACGTATCCTCCCAAATTTCACCGGTATCCCATGACCGTTGAATGCGGGCGACGACACGATCGACATGATCCGGATGATGAACCGCTTTCCACCCCCATCCCTGCATCTGCTCCAACGTCGTGCCTGTGTAGTCGAACCAGCGTCGGTTGTACCAGAAGATCCAGCCCTTGGGGTCCGCCATCCAGGCGAACTGCAACAGGTTGTCCGCCATGTCGCGGAACCGGGCTTCGCTGTCCTTCAGTGCCTCTTCATACCGTTGACGTTCGGAGAGATCGTAAAAATGGCACACCACGCCCCACCGTCCGTCGGGCAGCATGAGACGTTCGATTTTCCAATCATATGATTCCACTTCACCGCTGTCGCGTCGCCGCTCGACGGTGGCGGGTGCATGGTACGGCTCACCGGTTTCCAACGTGTGTCGGAACAGACCGATGGCCTCGCCGGAGAACGGTTCCGGCCAAATATGACGCAGGACATCGGCAAAATCCCGCCCCAGCAGAGGCCGGACATTTTGAAACACCTTCCGGGCTCCGGCACTCACCTGGACCAGGCGAAAGTCCGCGTTGACCACGTACACCCCGAAAGGGGACTGTTCGACGAGATGGCGGAACGTATCGCGAGCCGCGCGCAGATCTTGCTCCACCCGCTCGCTCTCGGTGATATCGCGATTCGTCTCCAACACGTAGAAGCGGCCGTCGGCGTCGACAATCAGCTGATGACGGGCGGAGACAATGACCTCCCGGCCGTCCTTGGTGCGATGACGGAGCTCTCCCTCCCATCGACTGTGCCGGCGCAGGGCAGATTCGATGTCGGGCCATGGAACCGGATGGATGGTCTGGAGCAACTCATGAGCGGCGCGACCGACGGCTTCGCTCTCGGTGAACCCGTAGAGTTCTTCTGCGCCTCGATTCCAGCTCACGATCGTGCCGTCGAGCCGCCACACGAGAATGGCGTCGTGAGAGAGTCGCAATAATTGCGCCTGCCGCGCCATCGCCTCTTCCGCCTGCTTGCGCGCCGTGATGTCTCGTTTCACCTCGGCGTAACACAGGACTTCTCTTTTGTCGTCGTAAATGCCGAAGGCCGACAGGGCGATATCGATCCATCGCCCGTCTTTCCGACGCGATCGCACCTCTCCCTGGAAACGTCCGGTCTCGGTCAATTCCTTCGCCATTCTTTGGAAGACCTCTTCTCCAAGATGGAGAGCCGGTGTCCGGCCGATCAAATCCTCGTCCGAGTAGCCCAGCATGATGCGATGCGCCGGATTTTGTTCGATGTACGTGGCCTCCCTGTCGATGATCGCAATGCCGTCGGTTGCATTGGCGAAGATTGCGCGGTAGGGCGCGAGGTTGGCACCCGGCGGACGAGGATTGGAAGAGGGTGACATGGGCTTCTTTGACCTTACGATCTTATGAAGTCCCCTAATCTCTTACGGCATGCTTTGGGGAAAGATCAATACCGTATTACGGAGCGATTGATTCTCGCCCGGCTCCTTTACGATTTTGGGATGGCATTGACCGATGTGGTCAACTGTCTGAGTTCGTCCAAATAATAGATGATCAGGTGACGCTCGTCCTCGCTTAACGGTTCATCACCGGTCGCCATGTGAAGTGAAAGGAGTTTCTCGCATGACCGCGCGAAGTCTCGAACCTCTTTCCGCAGCGGAATCATTGGTTTCCTCCTGATCAGAGAATCCAGGCCTGTCCCGCCTTGTTGCCTCGACCGCCGTTACATCAATACTCTCGTTGTGAAGGATAGGTATTTTTATAGGGCCTTACCCCGGGGGTTGCCATACTACTCTTATTGTCCCGCGAGAGTCTGTCGCCTAGGCGACAAAAGACACCCCTATGCACCGGCCACTGAAACGTACCCCGATGACGGGAACGGTATTCTTCAAAGATGTCTATTGTGAATTAAGAAAGCCTATCAATCGATCCGCTTGGCTAATCTGCTTGGCAGATAAATTCAAGTTTTATGGAGTCAATCACCGTCGGCATGACGCAAGAATAATTAGTTCATGTCACGACTTCATGTGGGAATGAACAATGTCTGCCAGACGACAGAATCCACGAACGTTCTGGGCTATTCTCGCCGTTCTGCAAGGGAGAAGCCTTAGTGGATGTCGCGCGATATGCCCGGAACAATTCGGTATTGCAATACATTCCGCTCGACGACTTCTCCAAGCTCATCCCGCACATGCAAATTCGGGAGGTCGATGCCAAAGAAGTGCTGCACCAGGCCGGTGAGCCCGTTCGGTTCATCTACTTTCCCATCACGGCCCTCATGTCCATGCTCATGCCGACTTCGGACGGCTCGACGGTGGAGTTGACCATGGTCGGGCGTGAAGGCTTCACCGGCATGAGCGCCCTTCTGAACAACGTGGCGACCCGCGAGCATGGCGCATTGACGAAAGTCATGACCGTTATTCCGGGGTCGGTGGTTCGAATGAAGAGCGAGGCGTTTATCACCGCCGCCGATTCGAGCTTGTCGGTCGCTCGCTCCTTGCACCGATATTTGAGTCTGCTGTTCATTGAACTGGCGCTCTCGGTGACATGCAATCGACTGCATTCTTTGGAGCAGCGATGCGCGCGCTGGTTGTTGACCGCGATGGATAAAAGCGGCACGACAGAAATCCCGGTGACCCAGGAAATGCTGGCGGGCATTTTGGGCGTGTATCGCCAGAGCATCGTGCAGGTCCTCAATGATTTCGAAACGGCGGGATTGATTCAGCGCGGTCGGGGAGCCATCCGGGTAGAAACTCGGGAGCGTCTGGTGGCGATCGTCTGTGAATGCTACCTCATCGGAAGAAAAAGAACCTTGGGGCGCCAGGCCGGTACGTAAAGTTTCTCCTCCTCACCTGGGGCATACCCTAGTAAAAGCTCTCTCTCATGTTGTACGCTCTTGTGCCATGACTTCGGAATTCGACCGGCATCAGCTCCTGACCATGCTTCCTGTCGCCGAAAAGCAGACGTTGAGTCCGCACGTCAAACTCATCATGCTGTATACGAAAGAGGAACTGAACCTCGTCGGCAGTCCGTTGCGGCGCCTGTACTTTCCGCTTGACGCCGCCATCAGCGTGATGGATATGGAGCAAAGCGGCCGTGTGCTTGAGGTGGCGGTCGTCGGAAAGGAAGGGTGTTTCTGTCCGGATGTGTTGAACGGAGTGACGGCTTCACCCACGCATACCATCGTGCAGATCGGCGGCGCGAGCTTGTGTGTGGATACGGCCGTACTCGCCGGCCTGCTTCCCGCCTTGCCCGTATTTACCAGGATGGTTCGGCGTTGTAGCGCCCTGCTGTTCCGCCATGCGGTGATTTCCGTCGGCTGCAGTCAATGGCACTCCGTCGAGCAACGGTTGGCTCGGTGGCTGTTGGCGCACCATTATCGGACAGGCGAGATCGTGTTCCCGTTCACCCATGAATTCCTTGCCGATCAACTGGGATCCCAACGGGTCACGGTGACGGAAGCGCTGTCGGCGTTTCAACGCAACGACATGGTCCGGTATAGCTACGGTAAAGTGGAATTGGTCAACATTGGAAAACTGAAAGATGTGAGCTGTGAGTGTTATGAGCTTGCTACGCAAGCCATTGAAGACTATCTCCTCGATATTCGGTCTTATAAGATGTGATCGTTTTTTACTAACGGTCTGTCGACCATCAGTGCAGTTATAAGAGCAGTCCCGGCGACGCGCGCGCGTCGCCGGGTGCCTGCCGTTACGGCAGGGAAGGACTACACCACGACAATATTCTCGGCGCCATCTTATTCCATATTGTCAGGCAACCGGCTTCCGACCGGTGAAGAAGCCGATCAGCGCCAAGATGATAAAAATAACGAACAACGCATACGCAATGCTCGTTGCTGTCCCGGCGACTCCCGATAATCCGAGCACGCCCGCGATAATCGCGATGACCAAGAATGTAACCGCCCAGCTCAGCATAGTAGCCTCCTCGGTTCAGTACTGATTGACCTTCGACGGTATTGTCATTATTGGTCAACCCGACTTTTAGGGCCTTCAAATCAGGACGGACCGACCTTATCTCTGCGGTCCGGACTGGGCGGTACTCTGCTTCTCAAACCAGTCCTTCGTCCACTTCATGACCTCTTCCTTCTTGTCACCGTAACGCTCCTGCACTCGCCCGATAAACTTGTCATAGTTCCCTTCGGCCTCCGTCATATCGTCATCCGTCAGCTTGCCCCACTGACGTTTGGCTTCTCCCTTGAACTGAGCCCACTTCCCTTTAAATTGCTCTGCATTCATGTCTCGCTCCTCTCTTGTTATCCGATTGATCAACCTATCGGCACTATGACTGTGAACAATGACACATCTTATGAAGTGAGCTTTCTTCTTCCAGCTCCACCAATGCTATTTAACTCTTAGGACATTCCCAGGTCACCTAGGTAATTCCCTGGGTTCATCTATGCCGCCGAATCCGGAGCGGTACGTATGACTCCGATGGGCGGTCGATTCGGGGTGAGCTTTCGGAAGCGGGATGATCGGCGTCGATCCGCCCTCTCCTCATCCATTTCGATAAAAACGCCGTTTCACGAATTCAGCCGTCGCGATATAGCCCGCTAGGATCGCGGCCAACAGCAGGAGAAAAGACGGCGGCATCGGAGTTAATCCGAGCGTCGCGGCGATCGGCAGGTAGGGCAGGAGAAGCGTTGTCCCCCCGACGGCGAGGGTAGCCATGGCAAGATGCGGTCCCGGCGTGCTGGTGAAAAAGGTCCGCCTCGTGCGAATGACTAAGACGATGGCCGAGGCGGAGATGACCGACTCCACGAACCATCCGGTCCTGAATTGTTCCTCCGAAGCGTGGAGCACGAACAGCAACGCGCCAAACGTCACATAATCAAAAAGCGAACTGACGAACCCGAACGTGAGCATGAATTTTCGGATGAATCCGATGTCCCAGCGCTTCGGCTGATCGATCAACTCATGATCGACGCGGTCGGTCGCAATGGTCATTTCGGGGATGTCGGTCAACAGGTTCGTTAAGAGAATTTGCTTCGGCAAAAGCGGAAGAAACGGCAGGAACAGGGACGCACCGGCCATGCTGAACATATTGCCGAAGTTGGCGCTGGTCGCCATGAACACATACTTGAGCGTGTTGGCGAACGTCGTTCGTCCTTGCCGGACTCCGTCTATGAGTACGGCAAGATTTTTTTCCAGCAGCACAATGTCGGCGGCATCTTTTGCCGCATCGACGGCGCTGTCGACGGAAATGCCGACATCCGCCGCGTGCAAAGCCGGTGCGTCGTTGATGCCGTCGCCTATGTACCCTACGACGTTGCCCGCCCGTTTCAGCGCGCGAATGATTCGGTCCTTTTGATTCGGTTCCACTTCCGCAAACACGTCGATGTCATTGACTCTCCTGGCGAGCGCGTCGTCCGTCATTCGGCGAAGGTCCTGTCCCGTCAGCACACGCCCATGGTCGACACCGGCTTGCTTCCCGACATGGGCCGCAACCAACCGGTGATCTCCCGTGATGATCTTGAGCACGACCCCCAGCCGCCTCAAGGAAGCGACCGTATCAGCCATGTCGGCTTTGATGGGGTCGGAGAAGACTAATAGGCCGAGGAATACCATCTTCTCTTCATGGTCTTTGCCGATCTGCGACGTGCGGCTCATGTCACGATAGGCCAGGCCGAGCGTGCGAAATCCCTCTTCGTTGAGACCTTGATACAGTCCTCGGATCTCTTCCAGGCGCACCGTAATGGGAACGGAATTCCCCTCGGAGTCTTCCACATGCGAGCACACCGCCAGCACCTGCTCGACGGCCCCTTTGGTGATCAGCACATGGTACGACGGGGTGGCGGCCAGGATGGACAGCCGTTTGCGCACGAAATCGTACGGCACTTCGTCGAGCTTCTTGTACACGGATAGGTCGTACGCGCACTGTGTCCTGATGGCGTGATCCAGGGGGTTGATGAAGCCGGTCTCGTAGGCGGCGTTGAGATAGGCGTGCAGGCGGACGCGATCGCTCGGGGCGCCGTTGAGATCCACGGCCGCATGCAAGCGCATGACGCCCTCGGTCAGCGTCCCCGTCTTGTCCGAACAGAGCACGTTCATGCTCCCGACATTTTCGATGGATGCGAGCCGCTTGACGATGACCTTCTGTTGAGCCATCCGTTTCGCGCCGTGAGAAAGATTCACGCTGATGATGGCGGGCAACAGCTGCGGCGTGAGTCCCACGGCAAGCGCCATCGAAAACAAAAAGGAGTCCAGCACCGGGCGATGGAGAAACACGTTGATCGCGAAGATCGCCAAGACAAGCAGCAAGGTCACTTCCATCAATAAGTAACCGAATCGATGCATCCCCCTTTCGAAGTCGGTTTCAGGGGGTCGGAGCATGGCGTGATGGGTCAGACGACCGAACTCCGTCTCCTTGCCGATAGAGAGGACCACGGCCTTGCCATGGCCGCTCACCACATGGCTTCCCATAAAGACGCTGTTGGTTCTCCGGCCCAAAGGGGTCGCTTCGGACAACACGCCGATATGTTTTTCCGTGGGAAAACTTTCGCCGGTCAAAGCCGCTTCATCGACGAAGAGGTCCTTGGTCTCAAGAAGCAGACCGTCTCCCGGTATGCTGGAACCGGCCGTAAGATCGACGATATCGCCTGGTACGATGT from Nitrospira sp. includes the following:
- a CDS encoding UPF0337 protein YjbJ, giving the protein MNAEQFKGKWAQFKGEAKRQWGKLTDDDMTEAEGNYDKFIGRVQERYGDKKEEVMKWTKDWFEKQSTAQSGPQR
- a CDS encoding Mg(2+) transport ATPase, P-type codes for the protein MERRIHAFWSMPVEEALRHAETKPDGLTADEARTRQASYSSSRIKPHRDTHPLTILAAQFRSPIILILIAAALISLFLSDSTDAAIILAIIVMSALLGFWQEHGAVQAVSALLALVHVTTEAWRDGQKVEVPLHDIVPGDIVDLTAGSSIPGDGLLLETKDLFVDEAALTGESFPTEKHIGVLSEATPLGRRTNSVFMGSHVVSGHGKAVVLSIGKETEFGRLTHHAMLRPPETDFERGMHRFGYLLMEVTLLLVLAIFAINVFLHRPVLDSFLFSMALAVGLTPQLLPAIISVNLSHGAKRMAQQKVIVKRLASIENVGSMNVLCSDKTGTLTEGVMRLHAAVDLNGAPSDRVRLHAYLNAAYETGFINPLDHAIRTQCAYDLSVYKKLDEVPYDFVRKRLSILAATPSYHVLITKGAVEQVLAVCSHVEDSEGNSVPITVRLEEIRGLYQGLNEEGFRTLGLAYRDMSRTSQIGKDHEEKMVFLGLLVFSDPIKADMADTVASLRRLGVVLKIITGDHRLVAAHVGKQAGVDHGRVLTGQDLRRMTDDALARRVNDIDVFAEVEPNQKDRIIRALKRAGNVVGYIGDGINDAPALHAADVGISVDSAVDAAKDAADIVLLEKNLAVLIDGVRQGRTTFANTLKYVFMATSANFGNMFSMAGASLFLPFLPLLPKQILLTNLLTDIPEMTIATDRVDHELIDQPKRWDIGFIRKFMLTFGFVSSLFDYVTFGALLFVLHASEEQFRTGWFVESVISASAIVLVIRTRRTFFTSTPGPHLAMATLAVGGTTLLLPYLPIAATLGLTPMPPSFLLLLAAILAGYIATAEFVKRRFYRNG
- a CDS encoding putative histidine-kinase; this encodes MSPSSNPRPPGANLAPYRAIFANATDGIAIIDREATYIEQNPAHRIMLGYSDEDLIGRTPALHLGEEVFQRMAKELTETGRFQGEVRSRRKDGRWIDIALSAFGIYDDKREVLCYAEVKRDITARKQAEEAMARQAQLLRLSHDAILVWRLDGTIVSWNRGAEELYGFTESEAVGRAAHELLQTIHPVPWPDIESALRRHSRWEGELRHRTKDGREVIVSARHQLIVDADGRFYVLETNRDITESERVEQDLRAARDTFRHLVEQSPFGVYVVNADFRLVQVSAGARKVFQNVRPLLGRDFADVLRHIWPEPFSGEAIGLFRHTLETGEPYHAPATVERRRDSGEVESYDWKIERLMLPDGRWGVVCHFYDLSERQRYEEALKDSEARFRDMADNLLQFAWMADPKGWIFWYNRRWFDYTGTTLEQMQGWGWKAVHHPDHVDRVVARIQRSWDTGEIWEDTFPLRGRDGQYRWFLSRAVPIRDADGNITRWFGTNTDITDLREAQQAQARLAAIVTYSDDAIISKDLNGIIMSWNRGAERLFGYTEQEAIGRSVTMLMPLERMNEEPEILARIRRGESIEHYETVRRRKDGTLLDISLTVSPIKDDEGRIIGASKVARDITDRKRQEEELRRWKDELGTRVQERTEELLATQARLMKMTSQLSLTEQQERRKLARELHDYLAQMLVVGQMKTGMLEKQVPPNPASTGLLQDLGKVFQEALTYTRTLIAELSPPSLEDSGLPIALKWLAERFAKDGFKVDVQVDCASIPLPEEQSVVVFQAVRELLFNVMKHAGVDQATVTVTPDQDNSLRVAVTDHGKGLSPDALQRSAQPGHLGLISVRERFRAMGGRVDVESRPGQGTTVTLRLPLTKSAETKVLSPKLPEMQSSALRTQHSALPKQAVIRVLLVDDHKPVRQGLRDLLASDDRIRVVGEAGTCEEALMLAANLVPDVVVTDINLPDMDGIEATKRFKTLHPQTVVIGLSVHTEEHMKREMVSAGAETLLSKEWAAEELIAMIVKCRDERLREPPAATLQVPR